A window of the Mesotoga prima MesG1.Ag.4.2 genome harbors these coding sequences:
- a CDS encoding ATPase, whose amino-acid sequence MRSILINGEVAYNAPSQIFNSVTFREILAELINDSEEKKNSLLSLFEPFLRNTDTMETSRKYDIDGIVELLLALTIDPIEKIDGSSYYSFPKMSNKRELLVRFVESLFSLWRNKHRFIVKRDEYTPNRFDRIFKQMVLVRTNTDLKSLVLSLYRQILINVSDIRLKILRQEPGGAQVGFIVDNPEVDKRARVPGADWLYGMACVWSIVFEPPVIFYTRSNKRHGLFEVRDKPILSKLNIPSSNDWFLFPIHVGSKLIDVVVNKEYLSLAAGLGNLFELASFDIVKNKKPDGIYILGIDNSFFEKKEDFNGVIYREDDGTYIGIVGDDPSIDYFGYMKKMILTIHNLLVIDEGRLPVHGALAHIKLRNGKKANVMLIGDSGAGKSETLDALNRLHAEVSEVNILIDDMGSLDITSSGSVIAYGTETGAFVRLDDLQPGYAYSTMDRSIFMNPNEINARVIVPYSNYTDIIKPTKVDYFLYANNYNEDKDSDLRIFKDAEEAAAVFSNGARMAKGTTTEKGLTYSYFANPFGAIQRRERHEVIADRYLKAMIDSGVRVGEVRTRLGIPGYEMEGPLMAAKALLKAIDEQS is encoded by the coding sequence ATGAGAAGTATTTTAATCAATGGTGAGGTGGCTTACAATGCTCCCTCCCAGATATTTAACAGTGTCACCTTCAGGGAAATTCTTGCCGAGCTGATCAATGACTCCGAAGAAAAGAAGAATTCGCTTTTGTCTCTTTTCGAACCCTTCTTAAGAAATACAGACACGATGGAGACTTCAAGAAAATACGATATCGACGGTATCGTCGAGCTTCTTCTTGCGTTGACGATAGATCCTATTGAGAAAATCGACGGCTCATCCTACTATTCGTTTCCCAAAATGAGCAACAAAAGGGAGCTCCTTGTGAGGTTTGTTGAAAGCCTGTTTTCCCTGTGGAGAAACAAGCACAGGTTCATAGTCAAGAGAGACGAATACACGCCAAACAGATTTGACAGGATCTTCAAGCAGATGGTCCTCGTAAGAACTAACACTGATCTAAAGAGCCTGGTACTGAGCCTCTACAGGCAGATTCTGATAAATGTATCGGACATCAGGCTCAAGATTCTCAGACAGGAGCCCGGCGGAGCCCAGGTGGGTTTCATCGTAGACAACCCCGAGGTAGATAAAAGAGCTAGGGTCCCCGGAGCAGACTGGTTGTACGGAATGGCCTGTGTTTGGAGCATTGTCTTCGAACCCCCGGTCATATTTTACACAAGGTCCAATAAGAGGCATGGGCTTTTCGAAGTCCGTGACAAACCAATTCTAAGCAAATTGAATATCCCGTCATCAAACGATTGGTTTCTCTTTCCAATTCACGTAGGTTCGAAACTAATCGACGTTGTTGTGAATAAGGAGTATCTTTCTCTTGCGGCCGGGCTCGGAAATCTCTTCGAGTTGGCCAGTTTTGATATCGTAAAAAACAAGAAGCCCGATGGAATATATATTTTAGGGATAGACAACTCATTCTTCGAAAAGAAAGAAGACTTCAACGGAGTCATATACAGGGAGGACGACGGCACCTACATTGGAATAGTGGGAGACGATCCTTCTATAGACTACTTCGGGTATATGAAAAAGATGATCCTCACTATTCATAATCTTCTTGTTATCGACGAAGGGAGACTGCCAGTTCACGGGGCCCTTGCACACATAAAGCTTAGGAATGGGAAAAAGGCCAACGTAATGCTTATCGGAGATAGCGGAGCAGGTAAATCAGAGACTCTCGACGCACTGAATAGACTTCATGCCGAAGTTTCTGAAGTCAACATATTGATTGACGACATGGGATCTTTAGATATTACCTCTTCGGGTTCTGTGATTGCCTACGGTACAGAAACGGGAGCCTTTGTTCGCCTAGATGATCTTCAACCCGGGTATGCGTACTCTACTATGGACCGTAGTATCTTCATGAATCCCAACGAGATCAATGCCCGGGTAATCGTTCCGTACTCAAACTACACCGACATCATCAAGCCCACGAAAGTTGACTACTTCCTGTATGCAAACAATTACAACGAAGACAAAGATAGCGATCTAAGAATCTTTAAAGACGCTGAGGAAGCGGCAGCGGTATTTTCGAATGGTGCAAGAATGGCTAAAGGGACGACCACCGAGAAAGGACTCACTTACAGCTATTTTGCAAACCCGTTTGGCGCGATTCAACGGAGAGAAAGACATGAAGTGATAGCAGATCGCTATCTAAAAGCTATGATAGATTCAGGAGTAAGGGTCGGAGAAGTTAGGACCAGGCTAGGGATCCCCGGATATGAAATGGAAGGGCCATTAATGGCTGCTAAGGCATTACTCAAAGCAATAGACGAACAGAGCTGA
- a CDS encoding FprA family A-type flavoprotein: MSDTVRIAEGIYWIGVNDFETNLFEALWPLPRGVSYNSYILIDDKVVLIDTVKGPFFSDFLDKIRSLLPEGRKVDYLVVNHMEPDHSGSIKVLREAFPEIKIIGNEKTKGMLDAFYGVTDNVVTVKDSDELEIGSKTLQFHMTPMVHWPETMMTFEKTTGLLFSGDAFGGFGALNGGIFDDEVDVDYFEDEVLRYFSNIVGRYSSMVQKAFEKLKNVDIKVVCATHGPVWRKNPSRIIELYDRWSKEETEEGVVLVYGSMYGNTQKMMEAVASGLVKGGVDKIRVHNISTTHISFIIRDIWRFRGLVLGSCTYNMELFPPMKQLVSAIENRMMKNRKIGVFGSYTWSGGALKELQEFASKSKCDQVCPVIEAKSCPTQEDLEKCVELGLNMASAIKK, encoded by the coding sequence GTGAGTGATACAGTAAGAATTGCTGAAGGGATCTACTGGATAGGAGTTAACGATTTTGAGACTAACCTCTTCGAAGCGCTTTGGCCGCTTCCAAGAGGAGTATCTTACAACTCATACATTCTGATAGACGACAAGGTTGTCCTTATCGACACGGTTAAAGGTCCGTTCTTCTCAGATTTTCTCGACAAGATCAGGTCGCTTCTTCCCGAAGGAAGAAAGGTTGACTATCTTGTGGTCAACCATATGGAGCCAGATCACTCTGGATCGATAAAAGTTCTGAGGGAAGCCTTTCCAGAGATAAAGATAATCGGGAACGAAAAGACAAAGGGAATGTTGGATGCTTTTTACGGAGTGACTGACAACGTTGTAACCGTGAAAGATAGTGATGAGCTTGAGATAGGTTCAAAGACACTCCAGTTTCATATGACTCCTATGGTTCATTGGCCCGAGACAATGATGACTTTTGAGAAGACAACTGGACTACTTTTCTCGGGAGATGCATTTGGGGGTTTCGGAGCCCTCAACGGAGGAATCTTCGATGATGAAGTCGATGTGGACTACTTTGAGGATGAGGTTCTTAGATATTTTTCCAACATCGTTGGAAGATACAGTTCGATGGTCCAGAAGGCATTCGAAAAGCTTAAAAATGTAGATATAAAAGTCGTCTGCGCAACTCACGGACCTGTCTGGAGGAAAAATCCTTCAAGAATTATAGAGCTTTACGATCGCTGGAGCAAAGAGGAAACCGAAGAGGGAGTAGTTCTTGTTTACGGTTCGATGTATGGAAACACCCAGAAGATGATGGAGGCGGTAGCATCCGGATTGGTCAAGGGGGGCGTAGATAAGATCAGGGTCCACAATATCTCTACCACACATATATCTTTCATAATTAGAGATATCTGGAGATTTAGAGGTCTCGTATTGGGAAGCTGCACATACAATATGGAGCTCTTCCCTCCGATGAAACAACTGGTTAGTGCGATAGAGAACCGGATGATGAAGAACAGAAAGATCGGCGTATTTGGATCTTATACATGGAGCGGAGGAGCTCTCAAGGAGCTTCAAGAGTTCGCTTCGAAATCAAAATGCGATCAGGTCTGCCCGGTGATTGAGGCGAAGAGCTGTCCGACACAGGAGGATTTGGAGAAGTGTGTCGAACTTGGTTTGAACATGGCTTCCGCAATAAAGAAGTAG
- a CDS encoding transglutaminase-like domain-containing protein, giving the protein MKLKLVLVIVLISTVAFGDFFQRSDEYLRRQNELKSTLEFSLTFQQAKEIIVKHYPELKSDEEVREFIIERDIQRAIVDGVEMYYCDMEHNLFTRDPELVEREPEWSAGNVLLVRYLLEEYGPKQTPFASFKPAHSPYFNPKNYLVEYEVHTERSLLPDKGSLRIWFPLPLQTATQENISLLEVTPKEAVVGLPRTTGDIAYVLFEFDLSSLVEDLDISVKFTFTHYQQQFDIDPDQVGEYDKESSLYKDYTKSEGSIYFDERFEQLARSVVGDESNPYLQAKKIYYYVVDNIKYTFMAHASIEAAGIPESLYSFEHGYGDCGTQSMIFSALCRSVGIPARAPGGFQAFSGQLGSHFWAEFYLPNYGWVPVDTSAGQIATYTYGITEEERQDFIDYFFANQDPLRLVVQNSVDFLPAERPADTQLLEITLQTPFVESEFGNEEFDVTIAILDSLTMKTVLLK; this is encoded by the coding sequence ATGAAATTGAAACTTGTTCTTGTGATCGTTCTCATTTCGACAGTCGCTTTCGGCGATTTCTTTCAGCGGTCCGACGAATATTTGAGGAGACAGAACGAACTCAAAAGCACCCTGGAATTCTCACTGACATTCCAACAGGCTAAGGAGATAATTGTGAAACATTATCCCGAGCTCAAGAGCGATGAAGAAGTTAGAGAATTCATTATTGAAAGAGACATTCAGAGAGCTATCGTGGACGGTGTAGAGATGTACTACTGTGACATGGAGCACAACCTCTTCACCAGGGATCCGGAACTGGTAGAGCGGGAGCCAGAGTGGTCGGCGGGCAATGTCTTGCTCGTGAGATACCTTCTGGAAGAATACGGACCAAAACAGACGCCTTTTGCCTCCTTCAAGCCAGCTCACAGCCCGTATTTCAACCCGAAAAACTACCTCGTGGAGTACGAAGTACATACCGAAAGGTCTCTCCTGCCGGATAAGGGTTCGCTGAGAATCTGGTTCCCCCTTCCTCTGCAAACGGCCACTCAAGAGAATATTTCTTTGCTTGAGGTGACCCCGAAGGAAGCGGTGGTCGGCCTTCCCAGAACTACCGGCGATATAGCATATGTCCTCTTCGAATTCGATCTTTCGAGTCTCGTTGAGGATCTGGATATCTCGGTAAAATTCACTTTTACACACTACCAGCAACAGTTCGATATAGATCCAGATCAGGTAGGCGAATACGACAAAGAAAGCTCGCTTTACAAGGATTACACCAAGTCCGAAGGAAGCATCTATTTCGATGAAAGATTTGAACAGCTTGCCAGAAGCGTTGTTGGAGATGAAAGCAATCCCTACCTCCAGGCAAAAAAGATTTACTATTACGTAGTCGATAACATCAAATACACTTTCATGGCCCACGCTTCAATAGAGGCGGCCGGGATTCCGGAAAGCCTCTACTCTTTTGAACACGGTTACGGTGACTGCGGGACGCAGTCGATGATCTTCTCAGCTCTCTGCAGATCCGTCGGAATACCGGCAAGGGCGCCGGGAGGCTTTCAGGCTTTCTCCGGTCAGCTCGGTTCGCATTTTTGGGCCGAGTTCTATCTGCCAAATTACGGTTGGGTTCCTGTGGACACCTCGGCAGGACAGATTGCTACCTACACTTACGGAATCACGGAAGAGGAGCGACAGGACTTTATCGATTACTTCTTCGCAAACCAGGACCCGTTGAGACTCGTGGTTCAAAACTCCGTCGACTTCTTGCCGGCCGAAAGGCCCGCCGACACTCAACTGCTTGAAATAACCTTGCAGACTCCGTTCGTTGAGAGCGAATTCGGCAACGAAGAGTTCGATGTCACCATCGCGATTCTTGATTCTTTAACCATGAAGACGGTTTTGTTGAAATAG
- a CDS encoding IS1634 family transposase has translation MFLRLKHFKNKDGSTRSYLQLVENIRVGNKTRQKVLVNLGRVDDLQNSGQIDRLIESLRNFSTKEWIRKEALNVNQTYLWGPVIIFEQLWKELGIERVLRRLLGDTDAVSDYVEAIFAMVLNRLVEPRSKRGVDRWVSKVYRPEFEQLSLQHYYRGLDYLEKFKEEVEEELFSNVKTLFNLNLDLVFWDTTSTYFQGEGPELSMYGRSKDHRSDCKQVMIGVLMTKDGFPVAHQIFPGNTADIDTFRIALEDIRRRFNIDRVIVVADRGMISNGLIEEIDKAGLSYIFGVKMRRSKRVEAVLNQPGDYEEVEENLKVKEVLHEGERYVICFNPFQAERDRIKREEIVKNLTKKLKQGPKSLVGNRGYRRYLSMQKTDVKIDQEKMASEIKYDGKYVLRTNTKLTNREVAQSYKLLWKVERAFRELKSGLDLRPIYHYTDTRVKGHIMICFLALVMETALCRKLKEIGSTFSYAEILEDLKEIRAVEITVENKRFLARTETMGNAYDAFKALKIRPPDLLKEIA, from the coding sequence ATGTTTCTTAGACTGAAGCACTTCAAAAACAAGGACGGTTCCACCAGGAGTTACCTGCAGCTCGTAGAGAATATACGAGTGGGGAATAAGACTAGACAGAAAGTTCTGGTTAATCTGGGGAGAGTAGATGATCTTCAGAACAGTGGCCAGATAGATAGGCTTATTGAAAGCCTGAGGAACTTCTCGACGAAAGAATGGATTAGAAAAGAAGCCCTTAATGTGAATCAAACCTATCTGTGGGGACCTGTAATTATCTTCGAGCAGTTATGGAAGGAACTGGGTATCGAAAGAGTATTGAGGAGACTTCTGGGAGATACGGATGCAGTTAGCGATTACGTTGAGGCTATATTCGCGATGGTACTTAACAGACTTGTCGAACCGAGATCGAAGAGGGGAGTAGACAGGTGGGTAAGCAAGGTTTACAGACCTGAGTTCGAACAACTGAGTCTTCAGCATTACTACCGTGGACTGGATTATCTCGAGAAGTTCAAGGAAGAAGTGGAGGAAGAGCTATTCAGTAATGTGAAGACTCTCTTCAACTTGAATCTCGATCTAGTATTCTGGGACACAACGAGCACGTACTTCCAGGGAGAAGGACCCGAACTTTCAATGTATGGTCGTTCCAAGGATCACAGGTCTGATTGCAAGCAAGTGATGATAGGGGTACTAATGACGAAGGATGGTTTCCCCGTTGCTCACCAAATCTTTCCCGGAAACACGGCAGACATAGATACCTTCAGGATAGCTCTTGAGGATATACGAAGGAGATTCAACATAGACAGGGTTATAGTGGTAGCCGATAGAGGAATGATAAGCAACGGACTCATTGAGGAGATAGATAAGGCCGGGCTTTCATACATATTCGGAGTGAAGATGAGAAGAAGCAAGAGAGTTGAAGCGGTATTGAATCAGCCCGGTGATTACGAAGAAGTGGAAGAGAATCTGAAGGTAAAGGAAGTTCTGCATGAGGGGGAGAGATACGTAATCTGTTTCAATCCATTTCAGGCAGAAAGAGACAGAATCAAGAGAGAAGAGATAGTGAAGAACCTTACGAAGAAACTTAAACAGGGGCCAAAGAGTCTTGTAGGAAACAGAGGATACAGAAGATATCTGAGTATGCAGAAAACAGATGTGAAGATAGACCAGGAAAAGATGGCCTCGGAAATCAAATATGATGGCAAATACGTTCTAAGAACGAACACAAAACTAACCAATAGAGAGGTTGCTCAATCATACAAGCTACTGTGGAAAGTAGAGAGGGCCTTCAGGGAACTGAAGAGCGGACTCGATCTTCGCCCCATATACCATTACACAGATACGAGGGTGAAGGGACACATAATGATCTGTTTCCTTGCACTAGTAATGGAGACTGCCTTATGCAGAAAGCTGAAAGAGATTGGAAGTACTTTCTCTTACGCAGAAATACTTGAAGACTTGAAAGAGATAAGAGCAGTTGAGATAACGGTAGAAAACAAACGCTTTCTTGCAAGGACTGAAACGATGGGCAATGCTTACGACGCTTTCAAAGCACTCAAGATAAGACCGCCGGATCTACTCAAAGAGATTGCATAA
- a CDS encoding ABC transporter ATP-binding protein, with amino-acid sequence MPRTVVEVKDLKKYYGETKAVDGIEFDLREGEVLAILGPNGAGKTTTVEMLEGLRKPDHGTIEYFEERLPPSSDRVKEEIGVQLQSSSFFEYLSVKETLDLFRGLYRKSIPSKDLIREVSLQDKEKTYTKNLSGGQLQRLAVAVALVNDPRVVFLDEPTTGLDPQARRMLWETISVLKQRGKTIILTTHYMEEAERLADRIMIMDQGKIIARGTLFELIDSIEVENIVTFSVRGDGPIPNEFLEIEGLQHTENREYSVTTRDVERTLGRLFERSKRFDLLLDDVTIRKPNLEDVFITLTGKKLRD; translated from the coding sequence TTGCCCAGGACTGTAGTTGAAGTGAAGGATTTAAAGAAGTATTACGGTGAAACTAAAGCAGTTGATGGAATCGAATTCGATCTGAGAGAAGGCGAAGTACTCGCCATTCTTGGACCGAACGGAGCAGGAAAAACCACAACAGTCGAGATGCTGGAAGGATTAAGAAAGCCAGATCATGGAACCATAGAATACTTCGAAGAGAGACTTCCTCCTTCAAGTGATAGAGTGAAGGAGGAAATTGGAGTTCAGCTCCAGTCCTCGAGTTTCTTTGAGTATCTTTCCGTGAAGGAGACTCTAGATCTCTTCAGAGGTCTTTACAGGAAAAGCATTCCTTCCAAGGATTTGATAAGAGAAGTCTCTTTGCAGGACAAAGAGAAGACGTACACCAAGAATCTCTCTGGAGGCCAGCTTCAGCGATTGGCAGTTGCGGTAGCACTGGTCAACGATCCTAGAGTGGTGTTTTTGGATGAACCTACGACCGGTCTCGATCCTCAAGCGAGAAGAATGTTATGGGAAACGATTTCGGTCCTCAAACAGCGTGGGAAAACGATAATTCTCACTACCCACTACATGGAAGAGGCCGAGAGATTGGCAGACAGGATTATGATAATGGATCAGGGCAAAATCATAGCTAGGGGAACGCTCTTTGAGTTAATAGATTCTATTGAAGTGGAGAACATAGTCACGTTTAGTGTGCGGGGAGATGGTCCTATTCCAAATGAGTTCCTTGAGATTGAAGGTCTTCAACACACAGAGAACCGCGAGTATTCGGTAACGACAAGGGATGTGGAGAGAACTCTTGGAAGGCTGTTCGAGAGATCCAAGAGATTCGACTTGCTTCTGGATGATGTAACGATTAGAAAACCCAACCTTGAAGATGTATTCATAACGCTCACGGGCAAAAAACTGAGAGACTGA
- a CDS encoding fasciclin domain-containing protein, which translates to MRNLIFVILILSSVISLGQEDILKTINETEELSIVASYIQLSGLDQTLSGKGPFTFFAPTDSAFMKLPELTRADLINDVVRLQRVLKYHIIQGKFSSSIIVQRPNFVTLLGQPLSVDTKGGIKVDGSSILVRDIEATNGVIHIIDTVIFPHEEPDIVQVMRNTGILDTAVFSLEETGVIDILKGEGLYTVFMPSDVAFARLPPETMENLFRDPARLSDILLFHIVEGSFSVEELFERGSIRSLLGETIVLGTTPPRIGPQKTVVILSDIEASNGMINIVDHVMFHEDSRTKLSTIEETLKANEIDIMAELLKKTGICSELSENKRLTVFAPTNEAFLELKESDKAFLYSANELRKVLEYHTLPNEYLLSELKISNMLLSLIGKPLYFEMKEDLLVNSIPIVESDILCSNGVIHIIESLLVTK; encoded by the coding sequence ATGAGAAATCTCATTTTCGTGATTCTGATTTTGTCATCGGTGATTTCACTCGGACAAGAAGACATTCTCAAAACGATAAATGAGACTGAGGAGTTGAGCATAGTCGCTAGCTACATTCAATTATCCGGGTTAGATCAAACACTGTCAGGAAAGGGGCCGTTCACATTTTTTGCGCCAACCGACAGCGCATTCATGAAGCTACCTGAACTGACCAGAGCGGATTTGATTAATGACGTGGTTCGTCTTCAGAGAGTCCTTAAATATCATATAATTCAAGGTAAATTCTCTTCAAGCATCATCGTCCAGAGACCCAATTTTGTTACACTGCTGGGTCAACCTCTTTCTGTTGACACAAAGGGAGGAATCAAGGTAGACGGTTCATCGATCTTGGTGAGAGATATCGAAGCCACGAACGGAGTTATTCACATCATAGATACTGTGATCTTTCCCCATGAAGAACCGGATATTGTTCAGGTCATGAGGAACACAGGTATTCTAGATACGGCCGTCTTTTCCCTTGAAGAAACTGGTGTTATAGACATTCTTAAAGGTGAAGGTCTATATACAGTATTCATGCCCAGCGACGTCGCATTCGCCAGATTGCCCCCTGAGACAATGGAGAACCTTTTCAGAGATCCGGCACGGCTGAGTGACATATTGCTTTTTCATATTGTGGAAGGTTCCTTCTCGGTTGAAGAACTCTTTGAGAGAGGCTCTATTAGATCGCTTCTTGGAGAAACTATTGTGTTAGGCACAACTCCTCCGCGAATTGGTCCCCAGAAAACAGTTGTAATTCTGAGCGACATCGAAGCCAGCAACGGAATGATCAATATCGTTGATCATGTTATGTTTCACGAAGATTCAAGGACCAAGCTTTCAACGATTGAAGAGACTCTGAAAGCAAACGAGATAGATATTATGGCGGAACTGTTGAAGAAAACCGGTATCTGCAGTGAGTTGAGTGAAAATAAGCGTTTAACGGTTTTTGCTCCGACTAATGAAGCTTTTCTCGAGCTAAAAGAGAGCGATAAAGCCTTCCTCTACAGTGCAAATGAACTGAGAAAGGTACTCGAGTACCACACTCTTCCGAATGAGTACCTGCTGTCGGAATTGAAGATCTCTAACATGCTCCTCTCTCTAATCGGAAAGCCGTTGTACTTTGAGATGAAAGAAGACCTGTTAGTCAATTCCATTCCGATAGTTGAAAGCGATATTCTATGTAGCAATGGCGTAATTCACATAATTGAATCGCTTCTGGTCACGAAGTAG
- a CDS encoding ABC transporter permease has product MSRNSLKPVFIAFAKEAFRNRLEIFFTLFFPMIFLLLFGFFFGGSESYQKVSVGLYQTGPYDISAVIEESGAWNLRLYDGETDIGEAVKNGDILLGMIFNGEKITYLHQEGNLEQQSTIEMARASISAAVEKKINNARSFIVVENIPETAGRIRATDADYTMSGVIAISLLSAGMFSVISVFGRYRKRGVLDRFKITPLRPFTFVLGSTLTRFLVSLVSIVLILVVSRLLFRTTFQIDWLPFLVSILSSTLGMMALGLFLTLLFRNPETADTAASILMVIMVFLAGIYFPLSFLPDYLRVISMFLPVKYVAELIRHSLGIEFVSTSYFVITNLVLFLSGVVLLYFTGKRYLSAS; this is encoded by the coding sequence ATGAGTAGGAACAGTCTTAAACCGGTATTCATTGCCTTTGCAAAGGAAGCTTTCAGGAACAGATTGGAAATCTTCTTTACACTCTTCTTCCCGATGATATTTCTCCTTCTGTTCGGATTCTTCTTCGGGGGGTCCGAGAGTTATCAAAAGGTTTCAGTTGGTCTGTATCAGACGGGACCATACGATATTTCCGCGGTTATTGAGGAAAGCGGAGCCTGGAATCTGCGTCTGTACGACGGGGAAACGGATATCGGGGAAGCTGTCAAGAATGGAGACATTCTTCTCGGTATGATATTCAACGGGGAGAAGATCACCTATCTTCATCAGGAAGGTAATCTAGAACAGCAAAGCACTATCGAAATGGCTCGAGCAAGCATTTCGGCCGCAGTGGAGAAGAAAATCAACAACGCCAGGTCTTTCATAGTCGTGGAGAATATTCCCGAAACAGCCGGTAGAATTCGCGCAACAGACGCAGATTATACAATGTCAGGAGTAATAGCCATCTCACTTCTTTCGGCAGGGATGTTTTCTGTGATTAGTGTTTTTGGGAGATACCGTAAGAGGGGAGTCCTCGATAGATTCAAAATTACTCCTCTTAGGCCCTTCACTTTTGTCCTTGGCAGCACCCTTACTAGATTTCTTGTAAGTCTGGTTTCCATAGTTCTCATCTTGGTTGTCAGCAGACTGTTGTTCAGAACTACTTTTCAAATAGACTGGCTTCCGTTTCTAGTATCGATTCTGTCCTCGACTCTTGGAATGATGGCACTTGGTCTGTTTCTTACATTGTTGTTCAGAAATCCAGAGACTGCCGATACCGCCGCGAGTATATTGATGGTGATCATGGTTTTCCTTGCGGGAATCTATTTCCCACTCTCTTTCTTGCCCGACTATTTGAGAGTAATATCCATGTTCCTTCCAGTAAAATATGTGGCCGAGCTGATAAGGCATTCACTTGGAATTGAATTTGTGTCAACTTCATATTTCGTTATTACCAATCTTGTGCTTTTTCTAAGTGGTGTTGTACTGTTGTATTTCACCGGGAAGCGTTATCTTAGCGCTTCTTAG
- a CDS encoding ABC transporter permease, which produces MSRIWNFTSGLFKSEIREFQVMFWSFIFPLILYFILTSVFGSLYGDDTQGISFRVGIVREESLSGLGMILDEVIEDISSENGPFVKKEYGSIDEALIDLKEGKQDIVLVIPEGTSAKIASAAVLQTGEVALLVHYVSGKDSSSIASNVLSEIINEVNLEIRRQSGGEYVDVVTEAKTVSAREEKPFDYREYIFPGVALMMILSVALFNSPIGLIQYRVSGVNKKLYTTPLKPFEYFAGHFAKLIFTMLISLTLLYLIATFVYNVRGPILDIRFILTLLFSMVVTISFGLMIASFSKKLSTVTVLGQTLYQLMMFLGGLYFPVFDLPWGIRWLVYALPTTYLVELSRRVMGYQFAPVSLFWLILVPIIWTAFSTVIFVINFKKVMGYE; this is translated from the coding sequence ATGAGCAGGATATGGAATTTCACTTCAGGCCTTTTCAAAAGTGAAATAAGAGAGTTTCAGGTTATGTTCTGGAGTTTCATATTTCCTCTGATTCTCTATTTCATTTTGACTTCCGTGTTTGGTTCTCTCTATGGAGATGATACTCAGGGGATAAGTTTCAGAGTAGGAATCGTCAGGGAGGAATCCCTTTCAGGTCTTGGAATGATCCTCGACGAAGTTATAGAAGATATTTCCTCCGAGAATGGGCCCTTTGTCAAAAAGGAGTATGGATCAATAGATGAGGCGTTGATTGATCTCAAGGAAGGTAAGCAGGATATCGTTCTTGTCATTCCAGAAGGGACCAGCGCAAAAATTGCAAGCGCCGCTGTTCTTCAGACTGGAGAAGTCGCTCTGCTGGTTCATTATGTCAGCGGAAAGGATTCGTCTTCCATTGCTTCTAATGTCCTCTCTGAAATAATAAACGAAGTGAATCTGGAGATAAGACGTCAAAGTGGCGGAGAGTATGTCGACGTTGTTACTGAGGCGAAAACCGTTTCTGCGAGAGAAGAAAAACCTTTCGATTACAGGGAATACATCTTTCCGGGAGTAGCCTTGATGATGATCCTCTCGGTAGCTCTTTTCAACAGTCCAATAGGACTGATCCAATACAGGGTATCGGGTGTCAACAAGAAGCTCTACACAACGCCTTTGAAACCCTTCGAATACTTCGCGGGTCACTTCGCCAAGCTGATTTTCACGATGCTGATCTCTTTGACCTTACTGTATTTAATTGCGACTTTTGTATACAATGTGCGAGGTCCAATACTGGATATCAGATTCATTCTTACACTTCTCTTCTCAATGGTGGTAACGATTTCCTTCGGACTGATGATCGCATCTTTCTCCAAGAAGCTCTCCACTGTGACAGTTCTTGGGCAGACTTTATATCAGCTCATGATGTTCCTTGGTGGTCTTTACTTTCCCGTCTTTGATCTCCCGTGGGGAATTCGCTGGTTGGTGTACGCTCTACCAACAACCTATCTTGTCGAACTGAGCAGAAGGGTAATGGGATATCAGTTTGCACCGGTTTCTTTGTTCTGGCTGATCTTAGTGCCAATCATTTGGACAGCCTTTTCGACCGTAATTTTCGTAATCAACTTTAAGAAGGTGATGGGCTATGAGTAG